In the Streptomyces sp. cg36 genome, one interval contains:
- the glpK gene encoding glycerol kinase GlpK has protein sequence MTDQFVAAIDQGTTSSRCIIFDRGGAAVAVDQREHRQIFPKPGWVEHDATEIWSKVQAVVAGALAKAGLRADQLSALGITNQRETTVLWDRATGKPVHNAIVWQDTRTSALCARLGGADGQDRFREATGLPLASYFSGPKAAWLLDNVPGLRARAERGEIAFGTVDSWLIWNLTGGTDGGVHVTDVTNASRTLLMNLESLSWDPAILAAMNLPEAMLPRIRSSAEVYGTAVGQLAGVPVASALGDQQAALFGQACFDTGTAKNTYGTGSFLLLNTGDRPVPSKHGLITTVGYRIGDRAPVYCLEGSIAITGALVQWFRDQLGIIRSADEIETLAASVTDNGGAYVVPAFSGLYAPYWRSDARGVITGLTRYVTRAHLARAVLEATSWQTREVVDAMYQDSGVRITSLKVDGGMTVNKLLMQHQADVLGVPVIRPKVSETTCLGAAYAAGLATGVWSGPDELKAHWRPDAEWTPAMDPQVREREHANWRKAVERSLGWHEEADGQ, from the coding sequence ATGACGGACCAGTTCGTCGCAGCCATCGACCAGGGCACCACCTCCAGCCGCTGCATCATCTTCGACCGGGGCGGCGCCGCCGTCGCCGTCGACCAGCGCGAGCACCGCCAGATCTTCCCCAAGCCGGGCTGGGTGGAGCACGACGCCACCGAGATCTGGTCCAAGGTGCAGGCCGTGGTGGCGGGCGCGCTCGCCAAGGCGGGGCTCCGCGCCGACCAACTGAGCGCGCTCGGCATCACCAACCAGCGCGAGACGACGGTGCTCTGGGACCGGGCGACCGGCAAACCCGTCCACAACGCGATCGTCTGGCAGGACACCCGCACCTCCGCGCTCTGCGCCCGGCTCGGCGGCGCGGACGGCCAGGACCGCTTCCGCGAGGCCACCGGGCTGCCGCTGGCCAGCTACTTCTCCGGCCCCAAGGCGGCCTGGCTGCTGGACAACGTACCGGGGCTGCGGGCGCGGGCCGAGCGCGGCGAGATCGCCTTCGGGACCGTGGACTCCTGGCTGATCTGGAACCTGACCGGCGGCACCGACGGCGGGGTCCACGTCACCGACGTCACCAACGCCTCGCGGACCCTGCTGATGAACCTGGAGTCGCTGAGCTGGGACCCGGCGATCCTGGCCGCGATGAACCTGCCGGAGGCCATGCTTCCGCGGATCCGTTCGTCGGCGGAGGTGTACGGCACGGCGGTCGGCCAGCTGGCGGGCGTGCCGGTGGCCTCCGCGCTCGGCGACCAGCAGGCCGCCCTGTTCGGGCAGGCGTGCTTCGACACCGGCACCGCCAAGAACACCTACGGCACCGGGAGCTTCCTGCTGCTCAACACCGGTGACCGGCCGGTGCCGTCCAAGCACGGGCTGATCACCACCGTCGGGTACCGGATCGGCGACCGGGCGCCGGTCTACTGCCTGGAGGGCTCCATAGCGATCACCGGGGCCCTGGTGCAGTGGTTCCGCGACCAGCTCGGCATCATCCGCAGCGCCGACGAGATCGAGACGCTGGCGGCGAGCGTCACCGACAACGGCGGGGCCTACGTCGTGCCCGCCTTCTCCGGTCTGTACGCCCCGTACTGGCGCTCCGACGCCCGCGGCGTGATCACCGGGCTCACCCGCTACGTCACCAGGGCGCATCTGGCCCGCGCCGTCCTGGAGGCCACCAGCTGGCAGACCCGCGAGGTGGTGGACGCGATGTACCAGGACTCCGGGGTGCGGATCACCTCGCTCAAGGTCGACGGCGGCATGACCGTCAACAAGCTCCTGATGCAGCACCAGGCGGACGTCCTGGGAGTGCCGGTGATCCGGCCGAAGGTCTCCGAGACGACCTGTCTGGGCGCGGCGTACGCGGCGGGCCTGGCGACCGGGGTGTGGTCGGGCCCGGACGAACTGAAGGCGCACTGGCGGCCGGACGCGGAGTGGACGCCCGCCATGGACCCGCAGGTGCGCGAGCGCGAGCACGCCAACTGGCGCAAGGCGGTGGAACGCAGCCTCGGCTGGCACGAGGAGGCGGACGGGCAGTAG
- a CDS encoding M15 family metallopeptidase has protein sequence MTLRSRVRGLVAAAAALLTTTVTAPLAQATPEPKAPAEFVALSTVDPTIIQEIRYIQPHNFVGVPIDGYRQPVCILTKPAAQALHRVQLKVLRQGYSLKMYDCFRPQRAVDQFVRWAEDLGDQRMKAEFYPIVDKSRLFEDVYIAAKSGHSRGSSIDITLVKLPARPTPPYRPGQPLKPCYGPKGERFPDNSIDMGTGFDCFDTLAHTDDPRITGVQRDNRQLLKSVLQAEGFVGIPQEWWHYTYQPEPFPDTYFDFPVSWRSVAGHH, from the coding sequence ATGACACTTCGTTCCCGCGTGCGCGGCCTGGTCGCCGCTGCTGCCGCCCTGCTCACCACCACCGTCACGGCTCCGCTCGCCCAGGCGACTCCCGAGCCCAAGGCGCCCGCCGAGTTCGTGGCGCTGAGCACGGTGGACCCGACGATCATCCAGGAGATCCGCTACATCCAGCCGCACAACTTCGTGGGTGTGCCGATCGACGGCTACCGGCAGCCGGTGTGCATCCTGACCAAGCCCGCCGCCCAGGCGCTGCACCGCGTCCAGCTCAAGGTGCTGCGCCAGGGGTACTCGCTCAAGATGTACGACTGCTTCCGGCCGCAGCGGGCGGTCGACCAGTTCGTCCGCTGGGCGGAGGACCTCGGGGACCAGAGGATGAAGGCCGAGTTCTATCCGATCGTCGACAAGTCGAGACTGTTCGAGGACGTGTACATCGCGGCCAAGTCCGGGCACAGCCGGGGCAGCTCGATCGACATCACACTGGTGAAGCTGCCCGCGCGGCCGACCCCGCCGTACCGCCCCGGCCAGCCGCTCAAGCCCTGCTACGGCCCGAAGGGCGAGCGCTTCCCGGACAACTCGATCGACATGGGCACCGGCTTCGACTGCTTCGACACCCTCGCCCACACGGACGACCCCCGCATCACCGGGGTGCAGCGCGACAACAGACAGCTCCTGAAGAGCGTCCTCCAGGCCGAGGGCTTCGTCGGGATACCGCAGGAGTGGTGGCACTACACGTACCAGCCGGAGCCGTTCCCGGACACCTACTTCGACTTCCCGGTCTCCTGGCGCTCGGTGGCCGGTCACCACTGA
- a CDS encoding Zn-ribbon domain-containing OB-fold protein, with product MVAGWFTEAADEEGFRLLGTRCSSCASVFFPREDDYCRNPACDGRELTEVALSRRGRVWSYTDGRYRPPAPYVSDPEAAWQPYTLVAVELAAERMVVLGQAVPGVSTADLAVGMEVEVVPGVLSEDAGTIWTTWHWRPVGAGA from the coding sequence GTGGTGGCCGGCTGGTTCACCGAGGCGGCGGACGAGGAGGGGTTCCGGCTGCTCGGCACCCGGTGCTCCTCCTGCGCCTCGGTGTTCTTCCCCCGCGAGGACGACTACTGCCGCAACCCGGCCTGCGACGGCCGGGAGCTGACCGAGGTGGCGCTGTCGCGGCGCGGTCGCGTGTGGTCCTACACCGACGGGCGCTACCGGCCGCCCGCGCCCTACGTCAGCGACCCGGAGGCCGCCTGGCAGCCGTACACGCTGGTCGCGGTGGAGCTGGCGGCCGAGCGGATGGTCGTGCTCGGCCAGGCCGTCCCCGGGGTGAGCACGGCGGACCTCGCGGTCGGCATGGAGGTCGAAGTGGTGCCCGGCGTGCTCAGCGAGGACGCCGGAACGATCTGGACGACCTGGCACTGGCGGCCGGTGGGGGCGGGGGCATGA
- a CDS encoding lipid-transfer protein: MSGTGDVAVLGAGMHPWGKWGRSFVTYGTAAARAALADAGLDWPDVRSVVGADTVRGGYPGYVSGATFARALGWQGARVTSVYAACASGAQAIDTARAQILAGMADVVLVVGADAAPKGFFAPAGGERPEDPDWLRFRVLGATNPAYFGLYARRRMALHGDTVEDFAQVKVKNAAAGALNPYARYRKAVTAEEVAASAVVADPLRLLDICATSDGAAALVLCSMAYARRRGVADPVRVRAVSTVTPTYPNTVLDLPDIATDSALAAAPSPYTFRASLARAAYEEAGIGPGDLSLAEVYDLSTALELDWYEDLGLCGAGEGAKLVREGVTALGGRVPVNTSGGLASFGEAVPAQAIAQVCELTWQLRGTAGERQVDRARTGITANQGLFGHGSSVILVR, from the coding sequence ATGAGCGGCACGGGCGACGTCGCGGTCCTGGGCGCCGGGATGCACCCCTGGGGCAAGTGGGGGCGCTCGTTCGTCACCTACGGCACGGCGGCGGCGCGCGCCGCGCTCGCCGACGCGGGTCTCGACTGGCCGGACGTGCGGTCCGTGGTCGGCGCCGACACCGTGCGCGGCGGCTACCCCGGCTATGTGTCCGGGGCGACCTTCGCGCGGGCGCTCGGCTGGCAGGGCGCGCGCGTGACCAGCGTGTACGCGGCCTGCGCCTCCGGGGCTCAGGCGATCGACACGGCCCGCGCGCAGATCCTCGCGGGCATGGCGGACGTGGTGCTCGTGGTGGGCGCCGACGCCGCGCCCAAGGGGTTCTTCGCCCCGGCGGGCGGAGAGCGGCCCGAGGATCCGGACTGGCTGCGGTTCCGGGTCCTCGGTGCCACCAACCCGGCGTACTTCGGGCTCTACGCGCGCCGCCGCATGGCCCTGCACGGCGACACCGTCGAGGACTTCGCGCAGGTCAAGGTGAAGAACGCGGCGGCGGGCGCGCTCAATCCGTACGCCCGCTACCGCAAGGCGGTGACCGCCGAGGAGGTGGCCGCCTCGGCGGTGGTCGCCGATCCGCTGCGGCTGCTCGACATCTGCGCGACCTCCGACGGGGCGGCGGCGCTGGTGCTGTGCAGCATGGCGTACGCGCGGCGGCGCGGGGTGGCCGATCCGGTCCGCGTCCGCGCCGTCTCCACCGTCACGCCCACCTACCCCAACACCGTCCTCGACCTCCCCGACATCGCCACCGACTCGGCGCTCGCCGCCGCCCCCTCCCCGTACACCTTCCGCGCCTCGCTCGCGCGGGCCGCCTACGAGGAGGCGGGGATCGGGCCCGGGGACCTGTCGCTGGCGGAGGTGTACGACCTGTCGACGGCCCTGGAGCTCGACTGGTACGAGGACTTGGGGCTGTGCGGCGCCGGGGAGGGCGCGAAGCTCGTACGGGAGGGCGTGACGGCGCTCGGCGGTCGTGTTCCGGTCAACACGAGCGGGGGGCTCGCATCGTTCGGCGAAGCGGTGCCGGCCCAGGCCATCGCGCAGGTCTGCGAGCTCACCTGGCAGCTACGCGGCACGGCGGGCGAACGGCAGGTCGACCGGGCCCGGACCGGGATCACCGCCAACCAGGGCCTGTTCGGGCACGGTTCGTCCGTGATCCTGGTGCGCTGA